The Armatimonas rosea genome includes a window with the following:
- a CDS encoding glycoside hydrolase family protein, with the protein MKLTLLPAPARAIFRDPDYYIWCGSMVRTDDGKCHLFYSRWPRKLGHYAWVTHSEIAHAVADSPLGPYRHADVALPVRGKELWDGLCTHNPTIHRFGNKFYLYYMGNTGDGVAMKTLNWTHRNNQRIGVAVADSPNGPWKRFDKPLIDVTPGFHDALMTSNPAVCATPEGKTLMVYKAVGTQKPAPFGGPVVHIAALAETPTGPFVKHPTPVFTKEGVLFAAEDPYIWLDSSGKRFWAIVKDNEGHFTHAGKSLALFTSPNGLDWAPTESPLISTTEITWADGRKQKLNSLERPQLWRSADGREAALFCACDETKERTHSFNLAIPVELG; encoded by the coding sequence ATGAAGCTCACTCTCTTGCCCGCTCCGGCGCGGGCGATCTTTCGTGATCCGGACTACTACATCTGGTGCGGGAGCATGGTCCGCACCGACGACGGTAAGTGCCATTTGTTCTACTCCCGCTGGCCGCGCAAGCTGGGGCACTACGCCTGGGTGACCCACTCCGAGATCGCCCATGCGGTCGCGGACTCGCCGCTGGGGCCGTATCGACATGCGGATGTCGCGCTGCCCGTGCGGGGAAAAGAGCTCTGGGACGGCCTCTGCACGCACAACCCGACCATCCATAGGTTCGGCAACAAGTTCTATCTCTACTACATGGGCAACACCGGCGATGGGGTGGCGATGAAGACCCTCAACTGGACCCACCGTAACAACCAGCGTATCGGGGTTGCCGTGGCAGACTCGCCCAACGGTCCGTGGAAGCGCTTCGACAAGCCTCTGATCGACGTGACACCTGGCTTCCACGATGCCCTCATGACCAGCAATCCCGCGGTCTGTGCGACTCCCGAGGGCAAGACACTCATGGTCTACAAAGCCGTAGGAACGCAGAAACCCGCTCCGTTTGGCGGCCCTGTTGTCCATATCGCCGCCCTCGCCGAGACCCCGACCGGGCCGTTTGTGAAGCACCCAACCCCGGTCTTCACCAAAGAGGGCGTGCTCTTTGCCGCCGAGGACCCGTATATCTGGCTAGACAGTTCGGGCAAGCGCTTCTGGGCAATTGTGAAGGACAACGAGGGGCACTTCACCCACGCGGGCAAGTCTCTGGCGCTCTTCACATCGCCCAACGGTCTGGACTGGGCACCCACCGAGAGCCCCTTGATCTCCACGACCGAGATTACTTGGGCCGATGGTAGGAAACAAAAGCTCAACTCCCTGGAGCGGCCCCAGCTCTGGCGCTCCGCAGACGGAAGAGAGGCCGCACTGTTCTGTGCCTGCGACGAGACCAAGGAGCGCACGCACTCGTTCAATCTCGCGATCCCGGTGGAGCTAGGCTAG